One Molothrus ater isolate BHLD 08-10-18 breed brown headed cowbird chromosome 32, BPBGC_Mater_1.1, whole genome shotgun sequence genomic window carries:
- the KRTCAP3 gene encoding keratinocyte-associated protein 3 — translation MAGGRRAAGALAEPRRLMRTGLGLIVLGHGSLVLGAIVHGSVLRHVAGARRAVTPEYAAANVVSVCSGLLSIAAGIVAILVSHNLSRAVLHWTLLGVSLLNCLLSTACSVGLALAFALTVHSRGTHLVRGCNSSALPLDARAAIATNDCPFNTTRIYDTALALWFLSLLLAAAEAVLSGRSCLVALVFRGIGPCAHSYAKEQLARPSTAMEKPLRERQQLLAGISDSPV, via the exons ATGGCCGGGGgccggcgggcggcgggagcgctGGCGGAGCCGCGGCGGCTGATGCGCACCGGGCTGGGGCTGATCGTGCTGGGCCACGGCAGCCTCGTGCTGGGCGCCATCGTGCACGGCTCGGTGCTGCGGCACGTGGCGGGCGCCCGCCGCGCCGTCACCCCCGAGTACGCGGCGGCCAACGTGGTGTCGGTGTGCTCGGGGCTGCTG AGCATCGCCGCGGGCATCGTGGCCATCCTGGTGTCGCACAACCTGTCCCGGGCGGTCCTG CACTGGACTCTGCTGGGCGTCTCTCTGCTGAACTGCCTGCTGTCCACGGCGTGCAGCGTGGGGCTGGCGCTGGCCTTTGCCCTCACGGTGCACAGCCGGGGCACGCACCTGGTCCGGGGCTGCAACAGCTCCGCGCTGCCCCTGGACGCCCGTGCAGCCATCGCGACCAACGACTGTCCCTTCAACACCACTCGCATCTAC gacacagccctggccctctggttcctctccctgctgctggcagctgcgGAAGCCGTGCTCTcgggcaggagctgcttggTGGCTCTGGTCTTCCGGGGCATCGGGCCCTGTGCACACAGCTATGCCAAAGAGCAG CTGGCCAGGCCAAGTACAGCAATGGAGAAGCCACTCcgtgagaggcagcagctcctggcaggaattTCTGACTCTCCAGTGTAG